ACCCACCATCCCGAGCATGATCATCCAGAGGTAGCCCATGTCGCCCTTGGCGAGCAGATCGTAGGAATATTTGATGACGATGGGATAGAGGCCGGTAACGCCCGCAAGGATCGAAATCAGGATAAACGCGCCGATGAGCCGCCACAGGTAGGCCCTGATGTGATCGATCCAAAGCTGGCGTATGAGCCAGCGCGAGCTTTTATGGATCGGGCGACTGTGAGGGCGTTTCGACATGTAACCGCGCGAGAGTGAAGCGCGACGCCAAGGCCGCGCACAAGCCTTTGCGCCAGCTTGCACAAGTGTCGTTCGCTGTCAAACGGCCCTCCACCGGCGGTCGACAGGGCGCGAATGTCGCCCGAATGGGCCCGTGCCCTCCAACGAGGCCCGGCAGAACCGACGTGCCGCATGCCGCAAAAAGAAAACGGCCCTCGAAAGGGCCGTTCGGAGCGATGAGAGGGAGGCGCTACCAGCGCGAACCCCAGCGCCAATGGCTGTGACGCGGGCCGTGGCCCCAACCCGGACGCGGACCCCAACCGGGACCACGCCAACCGGGACCGCGCGAGCCCCAGCGCCAATGGCTGCGGGCGCGGTTATGCCAGCCGCCCGAACCCCAGCGCCAGTGCTGAACCTTCACCACCGCGTCTGCTTTGGCGACTTCGCTCTGAATGACCGAGGCTTGAGAAGAAACGGGAGCAGCCTGCACGGACGCTCCAAACAGAGCCGTGCATGCGACCGCAATCGCAACGACGTATTTCTTCATTTGAACAGACCTTGTTTAAACGCTCCTTTTCTCGGCACACTGAGTATATGGTATGCAAAAAAGAAATCCAGCCCCCCGAACATGACATTCTTTTTATGGAGTGGGGCGTCTGCGGTCGCAGATTGGACATATCTCCGCCAAGATCGCCGGCGCCCGAGACCCCCTAAAATGTCTTAGTGGAATCAATGGAATAGGGAAAGCTCGGCAGAAGGGCCATCGTGCGGCGTCGCATCCCAGCCGCGGATTCGGGCAAAATAAAACCTGCGGTCGAGCAGAGCACTCAACCGCAGGTTAAAAGATCTTCCTATGCGCCTAAAAAACGCAGGTGCTTCCGCGACGCAGTTTAGCGGCGCGAGCCCCAGCGCCAATGGCTGCGGGCACGATTGTGGAAGCCCGGGCCGCCCCAACGCGGACCGCGCGAACCGTGCCGCCAATGGCTGCGGTCGCGCCCGTGAAAGCCGCGAGAACCCCAGCGCCAGTGCTGAACCTTCACCGTCGCGCCTGTAACGACGGCTTCGGCCTGAAGCATGGGTGCCACGGACGAAGCGGGCGCGGCCTTGGCCGAAAGTCCAAATAGCGCGCCGAACGTAATTACGGCGGCGAATGCAAATGCCTTCATGAGAAAATTCCCTCTCGTTTTCGTTACATCTGTAAGCATACGGAAAAACACACCCCAAAGCTATCAGTTCCAATAAACATTAATTTTACGACAGATTTTCATTCGTGCATCTCCTCGCCGCATTGCATTGTTAGCTAGCGGTGCCGAGAAAGAAAAAGAGATGTTCATCATGACGGCTCACAGCCAATTCGTCTCCCGGGCCTTTGCCATCGTTTTCCCCACACTTCTTCTGGCGATGCCCCTCACCGCCGCCGATGCGGCCACGCTCAAGCTCCATACCAATCAGCAGGAAATCGAGGAGCTGACGGCCCCCGGGCCGGAGATCGACACGGCCAATCCGGATCAGGTTTTCGCCGCCGTGTTCGAGGCGCTTCCGGAAAAGGCGGTCATATATCCCACGGAGAGCTACTATTATTTCACGTTTCCCTACAAGGGCATCGTGTACGCGGGCAACATTCGCTTCGACGCGTGGGATCAGTTCGACGGCAAGGTGCATTTCGCCTACTTCCCTCAATATGCCTTCTGGCGCAAGCCGCTCGATCCGGCTTACAAGAAGCTGGGCAAGGAAGACGGCGTCGACGTTAAGCAGATCGACAAGCTTCACTACACGGTCAGCTTCAAGGGCAAGACGGTGGCCTTCGAGCTGCCGGACCTGTCGAAGACGAAGCCCGCGCCCGGCGTGGTTCGCAACGACGAAACCTATATCGGCCCGATTTGGGACGAGTCCGGCGTAAGGTTCGACCTCGTCTTCAACAAGCCTTCGAAGACGTTCCTTTACGTGCTGAACGATACGCCGAAGACTGACCAATATGAGCCCTCGCCGTTCCCCGAGGTCACGGTCGGCAACCGGACGAGTTTCGCGTTCTACAAGGACAAGCTCGCCGACCGCCGCATTCTCATCGGCGTGTTCATGGGCAACACGCAGCTCAACAACTATTTCGACGGCCCGTTCGACCAGTTGCCCGACAATTTCATCGAGGGCGACACGCTGCGCGACGCGCTGATCGAAATCGACCCGAGCATCAAGGGCAAGATGGACCGCTACGGCTCCGATCCCAGCGGCGAGGTTCGCTACGCGATCACGACTTACATGTATTATGGCGATGTCGAGGATCTGAAGCCGGTCGTCGATTGCGCAGCGAAGGAAAGCGACGCGCCGAAATATTACGCGTGCTTCGACGCGAAGCAGCCGGGCGAGGACGGCCCCGATGAGCAGAAGCCGGTTGAAGGAGCAAAGCCCGACGAAAGGAAGGCAGACAGGTCAAGCACCGGTAAATGAAGTTATTGTTTCTGCATTCTCGAATAGATACGTGCAACTTTCTTGTTGCACGCTTTCAAGCACGGCTTGAAACAATCGTGCAAAATCGCACGGGCGTATTGTAAGGTGCAACGTGAGCATGTAAGCATTAGCTGTTGTTAATAAATATCCGAAGCAGCATGTGGCTGCCGCTTCGGACCAGTTGATTTACAACTACGCCCTAACGGTGACGCTCGTGTTAACCGCGAGCGTCACCTCGACGAAGGCTAGAATGCGCAAGATGATGCGCATGGTTACTTTTTTCTTCATGTTTTACCTCGGCTGTTGAAGGCGACGCATCACTCGGCCAGGCATAACATGCGTCCTGATGTCGCTAGGAAGGAAACCGACTATAACGTGACGTTTTCAACTACGTTTACCAACTCTTTGTTTTATTTCCTTTATGTTCTGTTTTGTGCCAAAAAAATTGGCCCGAAACTCTACCGGGCCAATTCAATGCGAAAAGCGTCTTAATGCGAGCCGCGCAGGATGCTCCGCCCCGCGAAAACGGCCGTATCGCCAAGCTCTTCCTCGATGCGGATGAGCTGGTTGTACTTCGCGATACGGTCCGAGCGCGACAGCGAGCCGGTCTTGATCTGGCCCGCGTTCGTGGCAACCGCGATGTCGGCGATGGTCGAATCTTCCGTCTCGCCCGAGCGATGCGAGATGACCGCCTTGAAGCCCGCGCGCTGAGCGATGTCGACGGCGTCGAGCGCCTCGGACAGCGTGCCGATCTGGTTCACTTTCACGAGAATCGCATTGCCCGCGCCCTTCGCGATCCCCTCGCGCAGACGCTTCGGGTTCGTCACGAACAGATCGTCGCCGACGAGGTTGACCTTGCCGCCGATCTCCGCCGTCAGCGCCTTCCAGCCCTCCCAGTCGTCCTCGGCCATGCCGTCCTCGATGGAGATGATCGGATAGCGCGAAACGAGGTCGCGGTAGAGGGCGACGATCTGGCCCGAGTCGAGGCTCTTGCCTTCGCCCGCCAGCTCATACTTGCCGTTCTTGTAGAATTCGGTCGAGGCCGGATCGAGCGCGATGGCGATGTCCTCGCCCGGCTTGTAGCCCGCCTTCTCGATGGCGCGCACGACGAACGTCAGCGCTTCATCGGCCGATTTGAGGTTCGGCGCGAAACCGCCTTCATCGCCGACGTTGGTGCTGTGACCGCCGTCCTTCAGCAGCTTCTTCAGCGTGTGGAAGACCTCGGCGCCCCAGCGCACGGCTTCGGCCAGCGTCGGCGCGCCGAGCGGCGAGATCATGAATTCCTGGAAGTCGATCGGGTTGTCGGCGTGCGCGCCGCCATTGATGATGTTCATCATCGGCACCGGCAGCACGCGCGCGTTGACGCCGCCGAGATAGCGATACAAGGGCGCGTCCGCAGAGATGCTCGCTGCCTTTGCCGCCGCGAGCGACACGCCGAGGATGGCGTTTGCGCCGAGGCGGCTCTTGTTCTCGGTGCCGTCGAGGTCGATCAGCGTCTGATCGATGCGGCGCTGGTCCTCGGCATCGAAGCCCTGAAGCGCGTCGAAAATCTCGCCGTTCACGGCATCGACGGCCTGAAGCACGCCCTTGCCGAGATAACGGGCGCCTCCATCGCGCTTCTCGTTCGCCTCATGCGCGCCGGTCGACGCACCCGACGGCACGGCCGCGCGGCCGATGGCGCCGTCTTCGAGTATCACGTCCACCTCGACGGTCGGGTTGCCTCGGCTGTCGAGAATTTCGCGGCCGATGATGTCAGTAATGGCGGTCATGTGAACCTCGTGGAAACGGAAGCGTGAGCGGACTCGAGTCCGGCGGGACAAGTTGAGGGCTTCATAAAGGACTCGCGCGTGCTCTTAAAGC
The Rhodomicrobium lacus DNA segment above includes these coding regions:
- the eno gene encoding phosphopyruvate hydratase; protein product: MTAITDIIGREILDSRGNPTVEVDVILEDGAIGRAAVPSGASTGAHEANEKRDGGARYLGKGVLQAVDAVNGEIFDALQGFDAEDQRRIDQTLIDLDGTENKSRLGANAILGVSLAAAKAASISADAPLYRYLGGVNARVLPVPMMNIINGGAHADNPIDFQEFMISPLGAPTLAEAVRWGAEVFHTLKKLLKDGGHSTNVGDEGGFAPNLKSADEALTFVVRAIEKAGYKPGEDIAIALDPASTEFYKNGKYELAGEGKSLDSGQIVALYRDLVSRYPIISIEDGMAEDDWEGWKALTAEIGGKVNLVGDDLFVTNPKRLREGIAKGAGNAILVKVNQIGTLSEALDAVDIAQRAGFKAVISHRSGETEDSTIADIAVATNAGQIKTGSLSRSDRIAKYNQLIRIEEELGDTAVFAGRSILRGSH